A stretch of the Leopardus geoffroyi isolate Oge1 chromosome B2, O.geoffroyi_Oge1_pat1.0, whole genome shotgun sequence genome encodes the following:
- the PGK2 gene encoding phosphoglycerate kinase 2 yields the protein MSLSKKLTLDKLDVKGKRVIMRVDFNVPMKKNQITNNQRIKASIPSIKYCLDNGARSVILMSHLGRPDGVPMPDKYSLEPVAAELKSLLGKDVLFLKDCVGPEVEKACANPAAGSVILLENLRFHVEEEGKGQDPSGNKLIAEPGKIEAFRASLSKLGDVYVNDAFGTAHRAHSSMVGVNLPQKASGFLMKKELEYFARALENPERPFLAILGGAKVADKIQLIKNMLDKVNEMIIGGGMAYTFLKVLNNMEIGASLFDEEGAKIVKDIMDKASKNGVNITFPTDFVTADKFEENAKVGQATVKSGIPAGWMGLDCGPETNKKYAQVVAHAKVIVWNGPVGVFEWDAFANGTKALMDEIVKATSRGCITIIGGGDTATCCAKWNTEDKMSHVSTGGGASLELLEGKVLPGVEALSNL from the coding sequence ATGTCTCTTTCTAAGAAGTTAACTTTGGACAAACTGGATGTTAAAGGGAAGCGAGTCATCATGAGAGTAGACTTCAATGTTCCCATGAAGAAGAACCAGATTACAAACAACCAGAGAATCAAAGCTTCCATCCCAAGCATCAAGTACTGCCTAGATAATGGAGCCAGGTCAGTAATTCTTATGAGTCATTTAGGTCGACCTGATGGTGTTCCCATGCCTGATAAATACTCCTTAGAGCCAGTTGCTGCTGAGCTCAAATCCTTGCTGGGCAAGGATGTTCTGTTTCTAAAGGACTGTGTGGGCCCAGAAGTGGAGAAAGCCTGTGCCAACCCGGCTGCTGGTTCAGTCATCCTACTAGAGAACCTGCGCTTTCatgtggaggaagaaggaaaaggccaAGATCCTTCTGGAAATAAGCTTATAGCTGAACCAGGTAAAATAGAAGCCTTTCGAGCATCACTCTCCAAACTAGGGGATGTATATGTCAATGATGCTTTTGGCACTGCTCACCGGGCCCACAGTTCGATGGTGGGAGTGAATCTTCCCCAGAAGGCATCTGGATTCCTGATGAAAAAGGAGCTAGAGTACTTTGCCAGAGCCTTAGAAAACCCAGAGAGACCCTTTCTGGCTATACTTGGTGGAGCCAAAGTGGCAGACAAAATCCAACTGATCAAAAATATGCTGGACAAGGTCAATGAGATGATAATTGGTGGTGGAATGGCTTATACCTTCCTTAAGGTACTCAACAACATGGAGATTGGTGCATCCCTCTTTGATGAAGAGGGGGCCAAAATTGTCAAAGATATCATGGATAAAGCTAGTAAGAATGGTGTTAACATTACCTTTCCTACTGACTTTGTCACTGCTGACAAGTTTGAGGAGAATGCTAAGGTTGGCCAAGCCACTGTAAAATCAGGCATACCTGCTGGATGGATGGGTTTGGACTGTGGTCCTGAGACCAACAAGAAGTATGCTCAAGTTGTGGCCCACGCTAAGGTAATTGTGTGGAATGGACCTGTAGGGGTATTTGAATGGGATGCCTTTGCTAATGGAACAAAAGCCCTCATGGATGAAATTGTGAAGGCCACTTCCAGGGGCTGTATCACCATTATAGGAGGTGGAGACACTGCCACTTGCTGTGCCAAATGGAACACTGAAGATAAAATGAGCCACGTGAGCACTGGAGGAGGTGCTAGTCTGGAACTTCTGGAAGGTAAAGTCCTTCCTGGCGTGGAAGCCCTCAGCAACCTATAG